Sequence from the Paenibacillus tundrae genome:
CTTTATTAAAGAATAGAGCAGAAGAAGAGAACGTTGGCGTCAATGCATAGATACTTTGATCTCCTAAATCTTTAATGCCCTCCAGTACACTTGGCACAATATCCGTTGTATCGAATTTGTCTTCTTGCATCAATGGATCCAACTGTTTCAACATATTTTCCTGAATTAGAGACTTAACGGTAGCGGTATCCGCAACGATAACATCGACTGGGTTGTCTCCAGTCATAATTTTCTTCAGGCTCTCTACCGTATCGGGAATCTCCTGATTCTCCCCCTGCGTTCCATAACCATAACTGCTCTGTTCAACCGCAGGAACAACTTCAACCGTGATATTCGGATGAGTCAATTCAAACGCATCTGTAAACTGTTGGCGGAAATAACTGTCATCTTGACCGCCCCATAGTGTCGCTACGCGTAAAACACGCTGTTCCGTGTCCTTAGCCTCACTTGCCGTACAGCCTGCTAACAATGGCAAAGCTAAACTCGCAGTCGCCAAGACAGCGAGCACCCGTTTTCCCCACAACCTGTTCTTCATCTCCCAATTCCCCCTATTCATTATCTTGGCGGTGTAATCACAATACGTTCACCGTCAAATTCCAATGTAGCCCGATTGTCGATGGATAAGGCCTCCAGATACTCCTTAGGTACCTGCAGACGTCCTGCCCGGTCAATAATGACAAATGCTTCATGTATATCCTGAGCACCCATCTGTGATAAGCCTTGATCATCATCCAAGTTCGGGTTACGTTTCACAAACTCCGTACTCGTCAGTCCATCACGGATCGCAACAATGCGATCCACCTTACCTGCAAGCGTTAAGTCATGCGTAACAATGACAATCGTGACGCCTAGTTCTTTGTTCATTTTGCGAAAAATCCCCATAATGGTGTCACAAGTCTCGGAATCCACTGATCCCGTAGGTTCATCGGCAAGCAGCAGCTTTGGCCGGTTTGATAGAGATATTGCGATAGCAACCCGCTGCTGCTCTCCACCTGATAACTGATGCAGCTTGTTATGCATCCGATCCTTGAGTCCTACCCACTCTAATAGCTGCATGGCATAGGCACGATCACGCTTACCCCCAAGAATCATAGGTGTTTCCACGTTTTCGAGTGCTGTGAGATAAGGCAGTAGGTTTCGACCATTGTTTTGCCAGATGAAGCCTACTGTATGGCGTTTGTACTCCACGAGTTGCGCATCCGTCATCTTGAGCAGATCCCAATCGCCTACAAAGGCTGTACCTGCTGTCGGACGATCCAGTCCACCCAGAATATTGAGCAACGTTGATTTCCCGCTACCACTATTACCGATGATCGCCATCATCTCACCTTGGTTGACCGTCAAATTGAGACCTTGAAGGGCAACGACTTCCACATCGCTGGATTTAAAAATTTTCACAAGTCCTTCGCATTGGATCACGTTTACCTCTCCTCTCCCATTTTGACCGCCTGGTGTACCCGTAGTCTACGAATCTGCCATAGCAGCATCGTAGCCCCAATAATGAGCATAACGACGGTCACGCCGTACAGTTGCAACATGTCCTTCTCTTCAAACACAATTCGGAATGGTGGCACCTGTGCAGATACATTATCTGTCGTTTGTAGAAATGGTAAGAATAGACGACTCGATACTTGACCAATTCCAATGCCGAGAAGGATCGACAAACCCGCCGTGAACACCTGCTCCAGTAACAACATCCCACTTAATTGAGCCCGAGATAATCCCATGGCGCGCAGAACGCCGAACTGTACGACACGTCCTGAGAGGTTGAAGAACCAGTACAGAATATAACCAATCAAAGATATAATGACCGATACAAGGAAGCCGAGACTCAATATACCGAATACGCCGCCCCGTGATGGATGTTTCCCCTGCGTTACCAGTTCGGTACGCACGTCACGGACAGATGATAGCTCAATACCTTCTGCCGCAAGTTTTTCCATCAGTGGTGCAACTTTGGCATCCGGCTTCATCTTCAGCCAGACTTCATAAGGAATAAGTGGTACTTGATCATAGATATAATCCAGATTCGCAATAAAGAACGGTGTCTGATCTGGATACTGTGCAGGCCAGTATGGAAGAATGCCGAATATAACAAATTCAATCGCTTGACCTTGCACACCAATGGAGACTAAATCCCCGGTTTTGAGCTTATACTTATCAGCAAATTTGGAGGAAACCAATACAGCTCCTTCATATTTACCGAGCAAATCAAGGTACTTATAAGGATGTGCAGGGAAAAGATCGTTACGGAACCAGCCTACTTGGGCAAAATCCACATTATCAATTCCTACGAGCATCCCCTGTCCACCTGATTTTCCAGACACGATGATGTTTCCCTTGGTCTGCATCACCCTTGCTGCATGCTCTACTCCGTCTAAACTGCGGAACACTTCAAAGGGTGGCTCAGAATAGATCACTTTGGTCGGTTGTGAACCTCCACCAGGAGCACCTCCGCCCCCACCAGCGCCACCGCCTCCACCTGGTGCACCTCCACCAGCAGAGCCTCCGCCACTGTTGCCGCCTCCTTGCTGCCCTCCGCCTGAACCGCCACTTTGGCCGGAACCTTGTGGGGTCACTTCAGGAGAACCTTCCCATACCGTCTGCATAATGACATCTGTTCCATATCGGTATAGTGTACGTTCAGTAGAGTTCAGGTCAATGGTTCTGGCTGCGGCGGAATTATATACGCCAAGTCCCAAGGTCAGAACTAGCAATATCATCAACGGATAATAGGAAGACGACGAGCGCGAGAGTTGCGTCAGCGTCAGATATAGTGGAACCGGTAAAAATTTCTTGCCTATCCACTGAATTAGCTTCAAGATCCACGGGAATATCCGTAGAAAGAACAGACCCAGGGCAAAAATGGCAAGTGCAGGAACAAAGAACAAAAACGGTTGTACTTGCAGTTGATCTGTGGTCATGCCCGTCTGGAAGGTCAACATCTGTCGTTCATAAAATAGATAATATCCATATCCGGCAAGTCCAAGCAGAACAACATCGAGGAACCAGCGCTGCCAGACTGGGGCACGATCCGTCCGTGCCTGCCTTCTCTTCGCTGACACAATCGTAGCGCGCGCATACGTAATCGCAGGAATCAGAGACGCAATGATTGCCACAAGAACAGCCACAAGTCCTAAGAGAATCGCTTCCTTCGATACACCAATCGGGATAGACTTCCGATCTACGAAGGAGAGGAAACCACTCGCCGAACCAATACTCTTCGCCATAAACCAGCCGAGCAAAGGACCTACAATTAAGGCAATAGCGCCAAGGAATATTCCCTCTAACAGATATAAAGAGAAAATCTGTTTTGCAGAAGCACCACGACTACGAAGAACAGCAATGTCACTTTCCTGCTTCTGGAGCGATTGTCTTGCATTCATTGCAATAAAGTAAAAGACCATTGCAATCATGGGTGCAGCAAGAGTGAACAGCATCGTCTGCAACTGTAGACTCTGACTGCGGAACTGCTTCAGCAAATCACCGAAGGTGATATCTACCTTTGTATCCTTTAACCGTTGATACAGATCAATATCAAGTCTCTCCAGCACAGAAGAAAGCCCCGAAATCTGGCTAGTCTGAATGTCTTTCAGATCAAACGCATAATACCATCGTGAGTTCTGAAGCGGAATTCCTTTTTCCTTGAGTAGCACCTCGTTAAATACGGATTCATCGATGTAAAGTCCATTCATCATGCTATCGAATCCCTGCACCCAATACGGGCTGCTTGTATCATCTGCTGTGAAGGCACCCGTAATCTTCACCCGGAGCGTAATGTCTAGGCCACTATACACGGGATATTCAAGAATATCTCCAATGTGCAGATCGTTTCGATACATGCCTTCTTCCAGCATTACCGCTTCAATGATTCCATCCTTCACCTGGTTACCAGGCTTAAGTCCTGTCGAATAGCTGACCTGCGAATCCAAGCCAGACATCGTTCCCAGACTCATGCTACGCACCCGGCTTGCATCTACCTTAGTTGGATCCTCTGGATTAACCTCAGTACTGCGGATAGAACGAGAGTTCACATACGTATGGAAGGGGAAACCAATATCACGCGGCACATCCTCACGGATATACCGATCCACTTCTTCCAAACCCAGTGTATCTGTCTTCACTCCACCAGGAGCCTGGTAACTCATCAACAATGAACCTGCTGGCAAACCTTCGCTATTGTCCTGTAAGGTTTGGGCTACAACTCGCTTCAGCGCACCGTCGGCATACATCGGAATACTGACGGTGAACGCAACCGCCACGATTAATCCAATCAGTGTGCTGAAGGTCATCCAGCGAGTGTTCCACATTTTGCGGAACAGCAGCCGAAGCAATGGCAGCCCCATTAGCGACCCACTACTTTCTGTCCAACGGTAAGGCCTTTCAGAATCTCTACATCTGTAGACGTCTGCTGGCCAACCTCAACATCCACTTCTCGTTTGCTACCATCGTTCTCTACAACCTGGACATAGGTTCTTGATCCAATGGAACGAAGAGCCGACACTGGAATAACAACTGCGTCCTTGGTACGCTGCGTTACAATGGATACCGTAAGCGGTGTACCGCGTTCAACGCCCTTAGGCATTTTGGCCAAGGAAACGATCACATATTGATCAAGTGATTCTTTTGCCGGAGGTGTATTGGTGTCTCCTGAACTTCCCCCACTACCACTTCCACTGTCCGAAGATTGCGCAGTTGGCATAACTTTAATAACTCCAGAGACCTTACCTGCGCCATTAATATCCACGTCTGCTTTCATGCCTACAGAGAATTTCTCAAGATCTTCTTTGGCAAACGTAGCTGCAACGACGAGATTCGAAGTATCAGCAATCGTGGCAATCGGATCATACGCCTTGACAGCAGCACCCTTTTCCACCTGAACGGCAATGACTGTTCCCCCGAATGGAGCTGTTAGAGTCGCTTTCCCCAACTGCTCCTCCAGATCAGCCAATTCCTGACGCAGCTCTTCAAAAGCAATCGTCGCTTCTTCGAATTCCACAGGATCCATCTCATCCCGCTTACGCAGCGTTTCCTTCATCTGTACCTCAGCTTTGCGAATCTGAAGGTTCTTCGCCCGAATTTCCTTCTCTACGCTCTCCACATCAAGCACAGCAAGGAGCTGACCCTTTTTGACTTTATCCCCTAGTTTCACATTCAGCTCTTTCACATGCATACCATCCAGCGTAAAATACACCTTTTCTTCTCTCTGACTCATCATTTTACCGCTACCGCTTACTTTCTTCTCCAGTGTCTCGGTCCGGACTTCATATTCCGGCTTTTTGGAGATCGTTGGCGGTGTAATTGGCGGAAGCACTTCCTCTTCTGTCTCTGCCGGTAACAAAGAACATCCCGACATCGTTGCAACAACTATCGCACTAAGCACGATAAGCGCTGCACGTTTCCCCTTCTTCGTAGCGGCAGCTTTACTTGATAAATCTGCCGTCCGCCATTTCATAAACATGGTCCGCAACCTCCAGAATTGTAGGATCGTGTGTAGTCATACATATCGTTACTTGCTCTACTTCAATAATATTGCGAAATACAGCCATAACCTGTGCACCCATCTTGGAATCAAGTTCGGCTGTAGGCTCATCCGCAAGCAACAATCTCGGCCGATGTGCAATAGCTTTAGCAATCGCGACCCGCTGCTGCTCCCCCCCGGACATCTCAAATGGTCTGTGCTTCACCCGTTTGGTCAGACCAACTAGATCCAAACAATGACCTACTCGTTCTTTCCATTCCGAGCGAGGCACATCTGCCATTCTTAGCGACAGCTCTACATTTTCCCAAGCAGATAATAACGGCATAAGAGCATACGCCTGAAAAATAAATCCGATTTCCCTACGCCGTAACGCTGTCCGCCGCCTGTCACCCCAATCCTGCAGAGGCTGGCCAGAGAAAAGGATATCACCACTCGAAGGCTGATCCAGCCCACCAAGCATATTAAGAAGTGTTGTTTTACCAGAGCCAGAGCGACCCTTCAGCATGACAAGCTGCTGTGGGTTAACTTCCATGTCAATGCCTTTGAGTACATGTATAATTCGGCTGCCTGTCTGAAAACTACGATGCACATTACGCACTTCCAGCACAGGCCCATCATATGGAGGCAATAGATCCCGCTTCTTCACAGGTTTGGGCTTCTTGTCTTGAGCAGCAACTGCCAGTTCATCGGAGCTAGATTCATTCGGTTCAGTGAGAGTCTCATCTGAGAGGTTCTCCTCCACCGGAATCTTTGCTTCACTTATGTACGTTTGATCCTGCTGCTGGGCAGACTCCGGCTGCTCTGCTCCCTCAATATCATGCTTATCCCCTGGCTGACTTTTGGCAGATTTAATTTTGGAAAATAACTTCTTCATGCAGCAATCACACTCATCCTCTCTTTACATTCCGCTCATTTCATGAAGACTCTAAAACTAGAAATCTATTCCATACTACACTGCATTATAAACGACGAATCACAACTAAAAGTTACAAGCTTTTTACAACGTTCAGGAGAAAAAGTTAATATTCTGTAGAGAACAACAAAAAAGCACCCCAAAGTGCGGGATGCTTCATACTAAACGGTGGAATTTGCCTGTATACCAGCAATCGTTACAATTTTGATACCGTTCGTGTAAGGACTACTTTTTTGTGCCTATATGATATTATTTACCAAATGAAGAAGGATCTTCACGCCAAGATTTAAGCAGGGCGAAGTCGCTTTCTTGAATCGTTCCTTGAGCCAAAGCCACATCCATCAATGCTGTATAATTGGACAGGGTTTGCAGTGGAATTCCTGCTTCCTCAAAGGCTTTGATACCTTTGTCCAACTGGTAGCTGAAAATAGCGAGCACGGCGAGCGGTGTTGCGCCAGCGGCTTGTACAGCTTGCGCAGCTTTAATGGAACTTCCGCCCGTTGAGATCAGATCTTCAATGACTACGACCTTCTGTCCTTCCTGGATCAGACCTTCAATCAGGTTTTCTTTACCATGTCCTTTGGCTTTATCACGAATGTAGGCCATTGGCAGGTTCAGTTTCTGAGCTACCCATGCAGCGTGAGGAATACCTGCTGTAGCTGTTCCCGCAATCACTTCTGCTTCCGGATATTGTTCACGAATGATCGTTGCAAAAGCTTCAGCGATGTCCTCCCGAATCTCAGGATAGGACATGGTCAGACGGTTATCACAATAAATTGGTGATTTGATGCCAGACGTCCATGTAAAAGGTTGCTGCGGACGCAGTGCTACCGCTTTGATCTTCAACAATTGGGAAGCAATATGATTCGGAATCTCGTTAAGTGTAATCATACGTTTAACATCTCCTTCAAAATAGCCTCTGCCGCTTCACGCGGATTCGGGGCACCTGTAATCGGTCTTCCTACGACGATGTAATGACTACCTCTAGCAATCGCTTCTCCAGGAGTCAACACACGTGTCTGATCCCCGAGACCGCTTCCTGCTGGGCGAATACCCGGAGTGACGGTGTGAAACTCACTTCCACACGCCGCTCGAATGGCTGGTACTTCCAAAGGAGAAGCTACAACACCATCCAAACCTGATTCATGAGCGAGACTGGCATAACGGACAACCGTCGCTTCTACTGAGCCGTCAATGCCGATTTCCGTGTTCATCGTTTCTTGGCTTGTACTGGTAAGCTGCGTAACCGCTATGATCTCTGGTCTAGTTAGCGAAGCGTCAGCCAGCAATGCAGCTTCTGCACCTTCACGAGCTGCTCGCATCATAGCCGTTCCCCCGGCAGCGTGAACGTTGAACATATCCACCCCTAGACGAGTGATGCTCTCCGCACCTCCACGCACAGTATTCGGAATGTCGTGCATTTTGACATCAAGGAACACGGAGTATCCTTTGGCCTTCAACTCTCGAATGAAGTCTGGTCCTGCTGCGTAGAACAACTGCATACCAACTTTGAGGTAACAGGGTATTCCCTCAAGCGCCTGTACGAGCTCCTTA
This genomic interval carries:
- the pyrE gene encoding orotate phosphoribosyltransferase, which gives rise to MITLNEIPNHIASQLLKIKAVALRPQQPFTWTSGIKSPIYCDNRLTMSYPEIREDIAEAFATIIREQYPEAEVIAGTATAGIPHAAWVAQKLNLPMAYIRDKAKGHGKENLIEGLIQEGQKVVVIEDLISTGGSSIKAAQAVQAAGATPLAVLAIFSYQLDKGIKAFEEAGIPLQTLSNYTALMDVALAQGTIQESDFALLKSWREDPSSFGK
- a CDS encoding ABC transporter ATP-binding protein; translated protein: MIQCEGLVKIFKSSDVEVVALQGLNLTVNQGEMMAIIGNSGSGKSTLLNILGGLDRPTAGTAFVGDWDLLKMTDAQLVEYKRHTVGFIWQNNGRNLLPYLTALENVETPMILGGKRDRAYAMQLLEWVGLKDRMHNKLHQLSGGEQQRVAIAISLSNRPKLLLADEPTGSVDSETCDTIMGIFRKMNKELGVTIVIVTHDLTLAGKVDRIVAIRDGLTSTEFVKRNPNLDDDQGLSQMGAQDIHEAFVIIDRAGRLQVPKEYLEALSIDNRATLEFDGERIVITPPR
- a CDS encoding ABC transporter permease, which translates into the protein MGLPLLRLLFRKMWNTRWMTFSTLIGLIVAVAFTVSIPMYADGALKRVVAQTLQDNSEGLPAGSLLMSYQAPGGVKTDTLGLEEVDRYIREDVPRDIGFPFHTYVNSRSIRSTEVNPEDPTKVDASRVRSMSLGTMSGLDSQVSYSTGLKPGNQVKDGIIEAVMLEEGMYRNDLHIGDILEYPVYSGLDITLRVKITGAFTADDTSSPYWVQGFDSMMNGLYIDESVFNEVLLKEKGIPLQNSRWYYAFDLKDIQTSQISGLSSVLERLDIDLYQRLKDTKVDITFGDLLKQFRSQSLQLQTMLFTLAAPMIAMVFYFIAMNARQSLQKQESDIAVLRSRGASAKQIFSLYLLEGIFLGAIALIVGPLLGWFMAKSIGSASGFLSFVDRKSIPIGVSKEAILLGLVAVLVAIIASLIPAITYARATIVSAKRRQARTDRAPVWQRWFLDVVLLGLAGYGYYLFYERQMLTFQTGMTTDQLQVQPFLFFVPALAIFALGLFFLRIFPWILKLIQWIGKKFLPVPLYLTLTQLSRSSSSYYPLMILLVLTLGLGVYNSAAARTIDLNSTERTLYRYGTDVIMQTVWEGSPEVTPQGSGQSGGSGGGQQGGGNSGGGSAGGGAPGGGGGAGGGGGAPGGGSQPTKVIYSEPPFEVFRSLDGVEHAARVMQTKGNIIVSGKSGGQGMLVGIDNVDFAQVGWFRNDLFPAHPYKYLDLLGKYEGAVLVSSKFADKYKLKTGDLVSIGVQGQAIEFVIFGILPYWPAQYPDQTPFFIANLDYIYDQVPLIPYEVWLKMKPDAKVAPLMEKLAAEGIELSSVRDVRTELVTQGKHPSRGGVFGILSLGFLVSVIISLIGYILYWFFNLSGRVVQFGVLRAMGLSRAQLSGMLLLEQVFTAGLSILLGIGIGQVSSRLFLPFLQTTDNVSAQVPPFRIVFEEKDMLQLYGVTVVMLIIGATMLLWQIRRLRVHQAVKMGEER
- a CDS encoding ABC transporter ATP-binding protein, whose translation is MKKLFSKIKSAKSQPGDKHDIEGAEQPESAQQQDQTYISEAKIPVEENLSDETLTEPNESSSDELAVAAQDKKPKPVKKRDLLPPYDGPVLEVRNVHRSFQTGSRIIHVLKGIDMEVNPQQLVMLKGRSGSGKTTLLNMLGGLDQPSSGDILFSGQPLQDWGDRRRTALRRREIGFIFQAYALMPLLSAWENVELSLRMADVPRSEWKERVGHCLDLVGLTKRVKHRPFEMSGGEQQRVAIAKAIAHRPRLLLADEPTAELDSKMGAQVMAVFRNIIEVEQVTICMTTHDPTILEVADHVYEMADGRFIK
- a CDS encoding efflux RND transporter periplasmic adaptor subunit, whose amino-acid sequence is MFMKWRTADLSSKAAATKKGKRAALIVLSAIVVATMSGCSLLPAETEEEVLPPITPPTISKKPEYEVRTETLEKKVSGSGKMMSQREEKVYFTLDGMHVKELNVKLGDKVKKGQLLAVLDVESVEKEIRAKNLQIRKAEVQMKETLRKRDEMDPVEFEEATIAFEELRQELADLEEQLGKATLTAPFGGTVIAVQVEKGAAVKAYDPIATIADTSNLVVAATFAKEDLEKFSVGMKADVDINGAGKVSGVIKVMPTAQSSDSGSGSGGSSGDTNTPPAKESLDQYVIVSLAKMPKGVERGTPLTVSIVTQRTKDAVVIPVSALRSIGSRTYVQVVENDGSKREVDVEVGQQTSTDVEILKGLTVGQKVVGR
- the pyrF gene encoding orotidine-5'-phosphate decarboxylase encodes the protein MNHPDFNQMAGRLMVALDYPEAEQAKELVQALEGIPCYLKVGMQLFYAAGPDFIRELKAKGYSVFLDVKMHDIPNTVRGGAESITRLGVDMFNVHAAGGTAMMRAAREGAEAALLADASLTRPEIIAVTQLTSTSQETMNTEIGIDGSVEATVVRYASLAHESGLDGVVASPLEVPAIRAACGSEFHTVTPGIRPAGSGLGDQTRVLTPGEAIARGSHYIVVGRPITGAPNPREAAEAILKEMLNV